The window TCTCTTTTATTAAGTTTCTCATTGATATACTTTGAAGACATCATCAAGATATAATGATGAGTAGTTAAGTAACATATCTTTATTTCAACTAGTGAAATAGAAGTTTTAAACAAACTGATCTTAttgtaaaataataaacatGAGACAAGAAGGATAATctagatatacatatatatatatatatatctaggaGTTAAGTGGTTGAAGCATCATGCTTTTGTGGCGTCCTTAGCCTCTCCTGCTTTACCCTCAACAAACTCGGCAACTTTGTTCCCAGCTTCGTTTCCTTTTGCCTTCACATAATCCAAAGCTTTCTGAGCTTCATCCACTGCAGTGTCTTTGGCTTCAACGTTCTTATCAACAACGTAGCCTTTTGCTTTCTCGCCATTTTTCAAGGCCTCCTTTGTCTTCTCCGTCGCGTAATCCGAAGCTCTCTTTCTGTTCATGTATGTGTATATTCAGATTCATTGTTGACAAAACGTATATCCACATTGGCTAACATGGAAGTATCTTacttaattttcaaatatttgagTCAATATGTAAACTAAAAAATTAGAAGAGATATCAATTATATATTATGGTTTATGAACCTCTATATCTTGAATGATATTGTAATATCATggttagtaatatatatatatatatatatgtgagagTTTTTGGGTGAATAAGTTTAGACTTTAGACTTACGTGGCTTCATTGAGGTCATCCAGAATGTTGCCGTCACCTTTATCGGCGTAGATCAACGACTTCTTGCGCTGAGCGACGACGACGAGCTCAGT of the Brassica rapa cultivar Chiifu-401-42 chromosome A03, CAAS_Brap_v3.01, whole genome shotgun sequence genome contains:
- the LOC103858021 gene encoding protein COLD-REGULATED 15B, chloroplastic, with translation MAMSLSGSAVLIGIGSSFSSGIAKQSGVGAVGFGRKTELVVVAQRKKSLIYADKGDGNILDDLNEATKRASDYATEKTKEALKNGEKAKGYVVDKNVEAKDTAVDEAQKALDYVKAKGNEAGNKVAEFVEGKAGEAKDATKA